Below is a window of Myxococcota bacterium DNA.
GTTTCCAAAGCACGGCGGCGACAGGCATGAGCCACAGGATCTCGTAGATCTGCGTGGGATGGACGTAGTCCAGGGTGGGGGGCGCGCCCTGGGGGAAGGTGACGGCCCAGGGAACGTCCGTGACCTTGCCGTAGTCGTCTCCGACGAGAAAACACCCGACACGACCGAGGGACTGCCCGACGGCGACCGCAGGCGCCACGCAGTCCATCAATTGCTTCACGGAGACACCGTGGATGCGGCATCCGATCGCGCCAATGACCGTGCCGAGGATCAGCCCGCCGTACCACGTAATGCCATCGCGAGCGAAGAGAAGATCGGTGAAGGGCCTTCCTTCGCGAAAGTGCACGTCGATCGCGAAATACAGCTTCGAGCCGAGGATGCCCCCGAGCATCACGTAGACGAGCAGGGTCGTGGCGAGATCGGGGTCGAGACCGATCTCCTCCATGCGACGCGCCGTGATCCACGAGCCGACCAAGAAGGCCGTCGCCATCATCAGACCGAATGTGCTGATGGTGAAGTCGCCGATCGAGAACAGGACCGGATACATGCCACCTCCCCGGCGCG
It encodes the following:
- a CDS encoding prolipoprotein diacylglyceryl transferase yields the protein MYPVLFSIGDFTISTFGLMMATAFLVGSWITARRMEEIGLDPDLATTLLVYVMLGGILGSKLYFAIDVHFREGRPFTDLLFARDGITWYGGLILGTVIGAIGCRIHGVSVKQLMDCVAPAVAVGQSLGRVGCFLVGDDYGKVTDVPWAVTFPQGAPPTLDYVHPTQIYEILWLMPVAAVLWKRRDKSPFLFGEYIAANGLGRLFIEELRVNEEVLLGLTEPQIVGIFLMIAGASSWLYFRSRVAEDPSLATRSVATSS